The Capsicum annuum cultivar UCD-10X-F1 unplaced genomic scaffold, UCD10Xv1.1 ctg77485, whole genome shotgun sequence nucleotide sequence ATGCATTTGGAGTTCCATCCAGAAAACTTTTGGGTTTCATAATTAGCCACAGAGGTATTGAATTGGACCCCTCCAAGGTAAAATCCATTCGAGAATCGACGCCTCCAAAGAATAAAACTGAggtcatgagttttcttggaaggctaaattatataagcagattcatcgctcagctCAGCACTACATGTGAACTGATATTTAAGTTGCTGAAAAAGGATGCTGCTATCTAATGGACAGACGaatgtcaagaatcatttgataagattaaagaatatttggcaAATCCTCCAGTACTGGTCCTACCAGAACCTggtaggcctttatttctatatctgtcagtgatggataattcttttggttgtgttttaggacagcatgatatcacaggaaaaaagaaacaagcaatctattatttgagcaaaaagTTCACGAGTTATAaggtaaaatatactcttttagaaaagacatgttgcgccCTAACTTGGATTGCTCAGAATTTGAAGCACTATCTTTTCTCCtacacaacctacctcatatctcgaatggatcctttaaagtatatttttcaaaaacctatgcccacaggcagattGGCGAAGTGGCAAATTTTACTTATAGAATTCGACATTGTGTATGTTACTCGTACCGCTATGAAAGCACAAGCATTGGCTGATCATTTAGCAGAGAACCcagttgacaatgattatgagCCTTTGCAAACTTACTTTCCTAATGAAGAGATTAATTTAATTgaggaagaagttcaagatgatatgtatgcgtggaaattatattttgatggggcaGTCAATGTCAAAGGAGTAGGAATTGGGGCGGTTCTTGTCTCACCGATCGGGCATCATCATCCCGCTACCGCACGActtcattttttttgtaataataacATAACAGAATATGAATCTTGCATCATGGGGTTAAATCTGGCAATAAATCTGGATGTACACGAGCtagtggtgttgggagattccgaATTGCTTATTCGACAAATTCAAGGCGAATGGGAAACAAGAGATATTAGGCTTATTCCATACAACAGTTCTTAGAGGAACTtagcaaaaggttcaagtctatCAAGTTTAGATATATTCCCAGATCCCACAATAAGCTGGCTGATGCCCTGGCTAGCCTAGCTTCCAAGCTCCCATACCCAGGAAATACGCATATTGACCCATTAGAGATATAGTTACGAGATCAACATGGTTATTGCAATATAATTGATGCAGAACCAGATAATGAACCCTGGTACTATAATATCAAATACTTCCTAAAGTTAAAAGAATATCCAATATACGCCAATGCAGatcaaaaaaggactattaggcgacttgctaatggtttcttcttaagtggggagattctgtacaaacgaaccccgaacttgaacttgttgagatgTGTTAATATTTAAGAAgctaaaaaaatcatgaatgaggtacattTGGGGGTATGTGGTTCGCATATGAATGACTATGTTTTAGCGAAGAAGATTTTGCGGGcaggatattattggttaactATGGAGCAAGATTGCTTTTGCTTTGTTCAAAAGTGTCATCAGTGTCAAATTCATGGTGATTTGATTCACTCGCTACCTTCAGAGCTGCATCCTATGTCTGCTCCTTGGCCATTCATTGCTTGGGGCATAGATGTAATCGGTCCAATAGAACCAAAAGCTTCTAATGGGCATCGATTCATACTGGTCGCTATTGACTATTTTaccaaatgggtagaagctgctactttcaaatcagtcacgaagaaaacagtagtggattttgttcattcCAACATCATATGTCATTTtggtataccaaagtccattATCATAGACAATgcaaccaatctcaatagtcatctaatgAAGAAGGGTTGCGAGCAATTCAAGATTGTGCATCATCATTCTACCCCTTACCGTCCCAAAGCAAATGGAGTCGTTGAAGTAGcgaacaagaatattaaaaaggtTCTTAGCAAAATGGTCCAAGGATCTcgacagtggcatgagaaattaccgTTTGCTCTTTTAGGATATCGTACAACTCTCCGTACATCGACTGGCATAACtccttatttactagtctatgggacAGAAGCTGTGATACTCGCAGAAGTCGAAATTCCCTCGCTTCGAATCATTGTTGAAGTCGAGATTGATGTTACTGAATGGGTTAAGTCTAGACAAAAACAATTAtcattaatagatgaaaaaaggttGATGATAGTTTGCTTTGGCCAATTATACCAGCAGAGGATGGCgcgagcttacaataagaaggtacgtcCTAGAAAATTTGAGGTCGGCTAACTTGTTGTAAAATGCATCCTTCCACATCAAGAAGAGGCTAAAGAaaagtttgctccaaactggcaaggtctatacatagttaaacaagtattatcaaatggagATTTGCAACTTGCGGATTTGGACggaaaaatgatagaaaaagctatcaatgccgattcagtcaaaagatattatatttgacacacttgtgcttaacactctcaagttgagatgatgaaaggccatcattctacttaactaaatgtcattaatccctTGTCAGCCCTTCGAGCTTTATTTACCTTTTCTTGCTTACCCTctttggagttaaaaaaaaaacttatgggtgaaaacccatgGAGACACCCATGAgatgattcaaaaaaaaaaagataatgcgTTAGGATTGAACTATATTCgacctgattcctaaatggatacgtaggcagccctatttTGGGGTTCGGTCCgacaaaaaaaaagatgagatatatatcctATTGTCACTTTTATATGGCTCTTAAGttgtaatttatcctaaaaattctttttcctttttccattaAAAACCTtccaatcaatttttgagaatgtcaagccttgtgtgctatatatatatatatatgaaaaaaaagtcTTGTAGGTGAAAACCCATGGAGGCACCAcaagatatgaaaaaaaaaatatcttattggtaaaaaccctcaggggcgccataagacaatgatgaaAGAGACAATCAAAATTAGAGAGGTCAACTGAGAAAATCCTAGAAGGAATaactttagtcaaacaaagtTTATTATGACAGGAAaaagatcaagaaggatgatttgatttgattgaaaggtgcagcctaattcgagattagacagttttgaaggGTCAAAAATCTACTCCAAATTGCGTGTCATGCGTTATTGAAGTCAATATACACCTCCAAATAAGCTTTCTTCCTTTACTGTTAGAAATACCTTCTATTCaaatataattcttttatttcttttttttatttttccttatttcatttttacaccCTCTTTTTTTATGCATAAGTCTTGcaccaaatgcaaaataaagaaaaacgcaCAAAATTGACCATGACTCCTAGTGAAATTGAGCAGAGATTATTGGGCGTACACAACCTTGAAAAGGACAGGgagccagttaagataagtgttacaagtgaagcatttgaaaatgaagaacaaa carries:
- the LOC124894789 gene encoding uncharacterized protein LOC124894789 is translated as MKKGCEQFKIVHHHSTPYRPKANGVVEVANKNIKKVLSKMVQGSRQWHEKLPFALLGYRTTLRTSTGITPYLLVYGTEAVILAEVEIPSLRIIVEVEIDVTEWVKSRQKQLSLIDEKRLMIVCFGQLYQQRMARAYNKKGQSSLVKLLGKNKYSKVKFS